Proteins encoded within one genomic window of Lampris incognitus isolate fLamInc1 chromosome 1, fLamInc1.hap2, whole genome shotgun sequence:
- the mrps36 gene encoding 28S ribosomal protein S36, mitochondrial isoform X2, whose translation MGSKVSSNMAAPATKVIQAIRPHTPLIKFPNREGLPKPNVLEVLKTLVVNLPQRSSPSSPLAAAPPPLSRPPGSMTQLPGTPDSLASVQLLPQRYRRRPVAFEEMEYIQRGGPE comes from the exons ATGGGGAGCAAAGTCAGCTCCAACATGGCAGCGCCCGCCACCAAAGTGATTCAG GCAATACGGCCTCATACTCCTCTGATCAAGTTTCCAAATAGGGAAGGCCTCCCAAAGCCAAACG TGCTGGAGGTATTGAAAACATTAGTAGTTAACCTTCCACAACGGAGCTCTCCTAGTTCCCCGTTGGCTGCCGCACCACCTCCACTATCAAGACCTCCAGGATCGATGACGCAACTTCCTGGCACGCCGGACAGCCTGGCCTCAGTTCAGCTTCTCCCCCAGAGATATCGCAGGAGACCGGTGGCATTTGAGGAGATGGAATACATCCAG
- the mrps36 gene encoding 28S ribosomal protein S36, mitochondrial isoform X1, which translates to MGSKVSSNMAAPATKVIQVRLTNCFRRCSSASVFAQAIRPHTPLIKFPNREGLPKPNVLEVLKTLVVNLPQRSSPSSPLAAAPPPLSRPPGSMTQLPGTPDSLASVQLLPQRYRRRPVAFEEMEYIQRGGPE; encoded by the exons ATGGGGAGCAAAGTCAGCTCCAACATGGCAGCGCCCGCCACCAAAGTGATTCAGGTACGCTTGACAAACTGTTTTCGTCGTTGTTCGTCCGCCAGTGTTTTTGCTCAG GCAATACGGCCTCATACTCCTCTGATCAAGTTTCCAAATAGGGAAGGCCTCCCAAAGCCAAACG TGCTGGAGGTATTGAAAACATTAGTAGTTAACCTTCCACAACGGAGCTCTCCTAGTTCCCCGTTGGCTGCCGCACCACCTCCACTATCAAGACCTCCAGGATCGATGACGCAACTTCCTGGCACGCCGGACAGCCTGGCCTCAGTTCAGCTTCTCCCCCAGAGATATCGCAGGAGACCGGTGGCATTTGAGGAGATGGAATACATCCAG